A region of uncultured Desulfobacter sp. DNA encodes the following proteins:
- the mraY gene encoding phospho-N-acetylmuramoyl-pentapeptide-transferase, with product MFYHFLYPLHEQYTVFNIFRYITFRTIYGGLTAFAICFLLGPFVIRRLQLMHFGQIIQTDGPQSHLKKQGTPTMGGIMILFSIFISTLLWGNFSNHYVGILLLATLLFGGIGFIDDYMSLLKKRNMGFTARGKFFFQILSGLLIGFMIYSSPDFNAVLTVPFFKNVAIDLGIFYIPFACLVIVGTSNAVNLTDGLDGLAIGPFIVASVTYMVFAYAAGHAQFAQYLHVRHISAAGEVCVICGILAGAGMGFLWFNAHPAQIFMGDTGSIPLGAILGTIAVVTKQEIMLVLVGGLFVMEAVSVILQVSYFKITHGKRIFRMAPLHHHFELKGWHESKVIVRFWIISITLSAIALSTLKIR from the coding sequence ATGTTTTACCATTTTTTATACCCGTTGCACGAACAATATACCGTTTTCAATATTTTCCGGTATATCACCTTCCGCACCATTTACGGAGGATTGACCGCCTTTGCCATCTGCTTTCTTCTTGGACCTTTTGTGATACGCAGGCTGCAGCTCATGCATTTTGGCCAGATCATCCAGACCGACGGCCCCCAGTCCCATCTTAAGAAACAGGGAACCCCCACCATGGGGGGCATCATGATTTTATTTTCCATTTTTATTTCCACCCTGTTATGGGGCAATTTCTCCAACCACTATGTGGGGATATTACTGCTCGCCACCCTGCTTTTCGGGGGCATCGGCTTCATTGACGACTACATGTCCCTGTTGAAAAAAAGAAATATGGGGTTCACGGCCAGGGGGAAGTTTTTTTTCCAAATCCTTTCGGGCCTGCTCATCGGTTTTATGATTTACAGCAGCCCGGACTTCAATGCCGTGCTTACGGTACCGTTTTTTAAAAACGTGGCCATTGATCTGGGAATTTTTTATATTCCCTTTGCCTGCCTGGTCATTGTGGGAACGTCTAATGCCGTGAATCTCACGGATGGCCTGGACGGCCTGGCCATCGGCCCCTTTATCGTGGCATCGGTGACCTATATGGTATTTGCCTATGCGGCCGGGCACGCCCAGTTTGCCCAGTACCTGCATGTCCGGCACATAAGCGCCGCCGGTGAAGTCTGCGTAATCTGCGGCATTCTGGCAGGCGCAGGCATGGGATTTTTATGGTTCAATGCCCATCCGGCCCAGATTTTCATGGGCGACACCGGGTCTATACCCCTTGGCGCCATCCTGGGCACCATCGCCGTGGTCACCAAGCAGGAAATCATGCTGGTGCTGGTGGGCGGACTTTTTGTCATGGAAGCGGTCTCCGTGATTCTTCAAGTCTCCTATTTTAAAATCACCCACGGCAAGAGAATCTTCAGAATGGCGCCTTTGCACCACCATTTTGAATTAAAAGGCTGGCATGAGTCCAAGGTTATCGTCCGGTTCTGGATTATTTCCATCACCCTTTCGGCCATAGCACTGAGTACATTAAAGATAAGATAA
- a CDS encoding UDP-N-acetylmuramoyl-L-alanyl-D-glutamate--2,6-diaminopimelate ligase: MQLTDILNTTKTVLTPDQEQAGIGTITITDITCNSRQVVQGALFIAVDGHAADGHDYIAQAFDKGAAAVLAQRIPQGLPPEQVRHIILSKDTRKDTAIAAANFFSHPSKDLVLVGVTGTNGKTSITWLLEQIYQSCGITCGVIGTINIRYPGTTLDAGVTTPDAVCLQKTMHDMKFAGVTHVIMEVSSHSLDQHRVDECEFNAAVFTNLTQDHLDYHDGLEDYFACKRTLFTGHLGPFSDGNRGKAVINIDNDYGARLAESLTLPVIRVSADRQDDNRPREAEIKAINITDDIHGLKATLDFTGVQTPMQSVLTGRFNLENILCAAGAALATGICPESIARGIAGLKRVPGRLEKLDTELNRHIFVDYAHTPDALESILKTLSGRAPKRVITVFGCGGDRDRTKRGPMGVIACTYSDVAIVTSDNPRSEDPDAIVDEIIEGIRTRGFKQIDFSRASAGENGYIRITDRAKALALAVQISKPCDIIVAAGKGHETYQVTRTGTIHFDDKEHLTDACTSLLTPRPWNLTDISNALGCSPVTASGQKADMKTTVFKGIGTDSRAISSDMVFLALAGERFDGHNFIADLAQKGISALVVRQGYLDTLDSDQKSVLDKTGAFFFQVPDTLTALGLLARYHRMRSKARIAALTGSNGKTSTRQMAENIFSQHYDTLATQGNLNNEIGVPQTLLRLADIHEWAVVEMGMSNPGEISRLTAIARPDIALVTNTHGSHMQGLGSLDNVARAKAEIFEGLIPQGTAIAFADDPRLDILVQGAGKNPNIAQVMLFGTRSGSDVRLSQITTTDGETTFLLSMNGQTRSYTVPSPAVFMAFNAAAAAALSMAAGLDETDIAKGLEAFVPVKGRMSVKHLDNGLHLIDDTYNANPSSMAQALDVLNRLAGSNHGIAVLADMLELGEQTLLLHRQVGHLVAETVPARLLLFGTQVAQIREGAMEKGYPDAHIAMGSKQELGDILKEETKHENWILLKGSRGMAMETLIPLLEQLPAEKAD; encoded by the coding sequence ATGCAGTTGACTGATATCCTGAATACAACCAAAACTGTACTCACACCTGACCAGGAACAGGCAGGAATCGGCACCATCACCATCACCGATATCACCTGCAATTCCAGACAGGTGGTACAAGGCGCTCTCTTCATTGCCGTGGACGGCCACGCCGCAGACGGTCATGATTACATTGCCCAGGCCTTTGATAAAGGCGCCGCAGCGGTTCTGGCCCAGAGAATCCCCCAGGGTCTGCCCCCGGAACAGGTCCGTCATATTATTCTGTCTAAAGACACCCGCAAAGACACCGCCATTGCCGCGGCAAACTTTTTCAGCCATCCGTCGAAGGATCTGGTACTGGTGGGCGTCACCGGAACCAATGGCAAAACCAGTATTACCTGGCTTCTGGAACAGATCTACCAGAGCTGCGGCATAACCTGCGGCGTCATCGGCACGATTAATATCAGATACCCGGGCACCACCCTTGATGCCGGCGTCACAACACCGGATGCCGTGTGCCTGCAAAAAACCATGCACGACATGAAGTTTGCAGGAGTCACCCACGTCATCATGGAGGTCTCCTCCCACAGCCTGGACCAGCACCGGGTGGATGAATGCGAATTTAATGCGGCCGTGTTCACCAATCTCACCCAGGATCATTTGGATTACCATGACGGGCTGGAAGATTATTTCGCCTGCAAGCGCACTCTTTTCACCGGGCATCTGGGCCCCTTTAGCGACGGGAACCGGGGCAAGGCGGTGATCAACATTGACAATGATTACGGCGCCCGGCTGGCAGAAAGCCTTACCCTGCCCGTGATCCGGGTCAGTGCAGACCGGCAGGACGATAACAGACCCCGCGAAGCTGAAATAAAAGCCATTAATATTACCGACGATATCCATGGCCTGAAAGCGACCCTGGATTTCACCGGTGTTCAAACGCCCATGCAGTCCGTACTCACGGGCCGTTTCAATCTGGAAAATATCCTGTGCGCGGCAGGCGCGGCACTGGCCACAGGCATCTGCCCTGAATCCATCGCCCGGGGTATCGCCGGCCTTAAACGGGTTCCGGGACGGCTGGAAAAGCTTGACACAGAACTGAATCGGCACATCTTTGTGGACTACGCCCACACACCGGATGCTCTTGAATCTATCCTGAAAACCCTTTCAGGACGTGCCCCCAAAAGAGTGATCACTGTGTTCGGATGCGGCGGAGACAGGGATCGTACCAAGCGCGGCCCCATGGGCGTCATTGCCTGCACTTATTCGGATGTCGCCATTGTCACATCAGACAACCCGCGAAGTGAAGACCCGGACGCCATTGTGGACGAAATCATAGAGGGTATACGTACCCGGGGATTTAAACAGATTGATTTTTCCCGCGCCAGTGCCGGTGAAAACGGGTATATCCGGATAACCGACAGGGCCAAAGCCCTGGCATTGGCCGTCCAGATCTCAAAGCCCTGTGATATTATCGTTGCCGCAGGCAAGGGCCATGAAACCTACCAGGTCACCAGGACGGGAACCATTCATTTTGACGATAAGGAGCACCTGACCGATGCCTGTACCAGCCTGTTGACGCCAAGGCCATGGAATCTGACCGATATCTCCAATGCCCTGGGGTGCAGTCCAGTCACTGCTTCAGGGCAGAAAGCCGATATGAAGACAACTGTTTTCAAGGGTATCGGCACGGATTCAAGAGCCATCTCTTCTGACATGGTCTTTCTGGCGTTGGCAGGGGAACGCTTTGACGGACACAACTTTATTGCGGACCTGGCACAAAAGGGGATTTCAGCCCTCGTTGTCCGGCAGGGTTACCTGGATACCCTTGATTCGGATCAGAAATCAGTGCTGGACAAAACCGGAGCCTTCTTTTTCCAAGTACCGGATACTTTGACCGCATTGGGACTTCTGGCCCGGTATCACAGAATGCGTTCAAAGGCACGCATTGCAGCCCTGACCGGTTCCAACGGAAAGACCTCCACCCGGCAAATGGCCGAAAACATCTTTTCACAGCACTACGACACCCTGGCCACCCAAGGCAACCTGAACAATGAAATCGGTGTGCCCCAGACCCTGCTCAGGCTGGCGGATATTCATGAATGGGCCGTGGTGGAGATGGGCATGAGCAATCCCGGCGAAATCTCGCGCCTGACGGCCATTGCCCGGCCCGACATCGCGCTTGTGACCAACACCCATGGTTCGCACATGCAGGGCCTGGGGTCGTTGGACAATGTGGCCCGGGCCAAAGCCGAAATCTTTGAAGGACTTATTCCCCAAGGCACAGCCATTGCCTTTGCCGACGACCCAAGACTTGACATTCTTGTTCAGGGCGCAGGGAAAAACCCGAACATAGCCCAAGTCATGCTGTTCGGCACCCGATCCGGCAGCGATGTGCGTTTGTCACAAATCACCACAACCGACGGCGAAACGACCTTTTTGCTTTCCATGAATGGACAGACCCGCTCGTACACAGTGCCATCTCCTGCCGTTTTCATGGCCTTTAATGCAGCGGCTGCCGCGGCCCTATCCATGGCCGCAGGCCTTGATGAAACAGATATTGCCAAAGGCCTTGAAGCATTTGTCCCGGTCAAGGGACGAATGAGCGTAAAGCATCTTGACAACGGTCTTCACCTCATTGACGACACCTACAATGCCAACCCCTCCTCCATGGCCCAGGCCCTGGACGTATTAAACCGGCTGGCCGGCAGCAACCATGGCATTGCGGTGCTTGCAGACATGCTGGAGTTGGGAGAACAGACCCTGCTTCTCCACCGGCAGGTGGGCCATCTGGTGGCGGAAACGGTCCCGGCAAGGCTTTTACTGTTCGGCACCCAGGTTGCCCAGATCCGGGAGGGTGCCATGGAAAAAGGATATCCGGATGCACACATCGCCATGGGATCCAAACAGGAACTGGGGGATATCCTCAAAGAGGAAACAAAACACGAAAACTGGATACTGCTCAAAGGCTCCAGGGGAATGGCCATGGAAACGCTGATTCCTTTACTTGAACAACTTCCTGCGGAAAAGGCCGATTGA
- a CDS encoding penicillin-binding protein 2, giving the protein MTANPCEKIGLRITVIRFFLLLCLAGLGLRSFDIQILQGETLKKKAENNYVRQFTIQGDRGLILDRHLNRLGASIEAPNITADPAQIKDVTQTAGMLVKVLGGKRAEMEKKLSQKSRFSLLASRVSPTKADEVRKLNIAGIYTPDNSKRFYPNRQLAAQVIGFTGKEDHGLEGLELKFNDFLEGRTVKTEEYRDGQGRVLDTGENKRDGLKGDTIVLTLDKKIQFFSEQALERAVKEHRGKSGIVIVMEPSTGELLAMAHYPEFNPNNYDDFSRGRYRNRAVTDTFEPGSIMKVITVASAIEQGMSSRTIINCENGSYRIGRKEIHDTHPHDYLTPGQIIKVSSNIGAAKIAQDIGPKTLHYYLNAFGFGTKTGIDFPGERCGVLLPLKRWKNIDTVAISFGQGISVTALQLVSAVSAIANGGKLMKPILVKKVLTDSGVVIRNNEPCVVRQVISAKTAGIVKEMMASVVQEEGTGVAAAIPGYRVCGKTSTAQKAAHDKKGYSSSRFTAAFAGFAPFDNPALAVLVVVDEPKQNHYGGVVAAPAFKDIMSRSFNYLNIAPKTNMVAALPRETAHAVD; this is encoded by the coding sequence ATGACGGCAAATCCTTGTGAAAAAATCGGTTTACGAATTACCGTCATCCGTTTTTTTCTATTGCTTTGCTTGGCAGGTTTAGGTTTACGCTCCTTTGACATCCAGATTCTCCAGGGGGAGACTCTGAAGAAAAAAGCTGAAAACAACTATGTCAGACAGTTCACCATCCAGGGGGACCGGGGACTGATCCTTGACCGTCACCTGAACAGACTGGGTGCCAGCATTGAGGCGCCCAACATTACTGCAGATCCCGCCCAGATAAAGGATGTTACACAAACGGCGGGCATGCTGGTCAAAGTCCTTGGGGGCAAACGGGCCGAAATGGAGAAAAAACTTTCCCAAAAAAGCCGGTTCTCGCTTCTGGCAAGCCGGGTGTCGCCAACCAAGGCAGACGAGGTAAGAAAGCTCAACATCGCCGGCATTTATACACCGGACAATTCCAAACGTTTTTATCCCAACCGGCAGCTGGCCGCCCAGGTCATCGGCTTCACAGGCAAAGAGGATCACGGACTTGAGGGGCTGGAACTTAAATTCAATGATTTCCTGGAAGGCCGGACCGTGAAGACCGAAGAGTACAGGGACGGCCAGGGGCGTGTCCTGGATACAGGAGAAAACAAACGGGACGGACTCAAAGGAGATACCATTGTTTTAACCCTGGATAAAAAAATCCAGTTTTTCAGTGAACAGGCCCTTGAACGGGCCGTGAAAGAACACCGGGGCAAATCCGGCATAGTCATTGTCATGGAGCCGTCCACCGGTGAACTTCTGGCCATGGCCCACTACCCGGAATTCAACCCCAACAACTATGATGATTTCAGCCGGGGCCGGTACAGAAACAGGGCTGTCACAGACACATTCGAGCCCGGTTCCATCATGAAGGTGATTACGGTGGCATCGGCCATTGAACAGGGCATGTCATCCAGAACCATCATTAATTGTGAAAACGGCAGTTACCGCATAGGCAGAAAAGAAATCCACGACACCCATCCCCATGATTATCTGACGCCGGGCCAGATCATAAAAGTCTCCTCCAACATCGGGGCTGCAAAAATAGCCCAGGACATCGGTCCGAAAACCCTGCACTATTATTTGAATGCCTTTGGATTCGGCACAAAAACAGGGATTGATTTTCCCGGAGAACGCTGCGGCGTTCTGCTGCCCCTGAAGCGCTGGAAAAATATCGACACCGTAGCCATCTCCTTTGGCCAGGGCATTTCAGTGACTGCGCTCCAGCTTGTCAGTGCAGTATCTGCCATAGCCAATGGCGGAAAACTGATGAAACCCATACTGGTTAAAAAAGTCCTCACCGATTCCGGTGTCGTTATCCGAAACAATGAACCCTGCGTGGTCCGCCAGGTCATTTCAGCCAAAACCGCGGGGATTGTAAAAGAGATGATGGCCTCCGTGGTCCAGGAGGAAGGTACAGGCGTTGCGGCAGCCATCCCCGGCTACCGGGTGTGCGGCAAAACCAGTACGGCCCAGAAAGCCGCCCACGACAAAAAGGGCTACTCCAGTTCCAGGTTCACTGCGGCATTTGCAGGCTTTGCCCCCTTTGACAACCCGGCTCTGGCCGTTCTGGTGGTGGTGGATGAACCCAAACAAAATCATTACGGCGGTGTTGTGGCAGCACCGGCGTTCAAAGATATCATGAGCCGCTCCTTTAACTATCTGAACATCGCGCCCAAGACGAACATGGTAGCGGCATTACCCCGGGAGACAGCCCATGCAGTTGACTGA
- a CDS encoding cell division protein FtsL produces the protein MNTPKNQIYSFQSQKGLWWFLLIVLLAAELICNAWIRSESSQAMIMIARTESRIRDLANYRQALSVELERLKSEARITRIAHTRLGLTSDTFDQTIYLPKGTN, from the coding sequence GTGAACACACCCAAAAACCAAATTTATTCTTTCCAGAGTCAAAAAGGGCTGTGGTGGTTTCTCCTTATCGTGTTACTGGCCGCCGAACTTATTTGCAACGCCTGGATCCGGAGTGAATCCAGCCAGGCCATGATCATGATTGCAAGAACTGAAAGCCGGATCCGGGATCTGGCAAATTACCGCCAGGCCTTAAGCGTGGAACTTGAACGCCTTAAATCCGAGGCCCGGATCACCCGCATTGCCCATACCCGGTTAGGACTGACATCAGACACCTTTGATCAAACCATTTACCTGCCCAAAGGAACGAATTAA
- the rsmH gene encoding 16S rRNA (cytosine(1402)-N(4))-methyltransferase RsmH: MGFEHISVMPRQVHAYQNLNPGDICVDCTLGGCGHATSTLKAIGSGGLLIGIDQDMDAIANARNVLHPFKDNVRLYHNNFSDLPGILKDAGIGGVNSILLDLGFSLNQLTQSKRGFSFKKDEPLDMRMDVRNSLTAHQVVNTYSEKQLSDIFFTYGEERFSRRIARAIVENRSGSSINSSLELAGVIEKSMPSGAKAKQKIHPATRVFQALRIEVNRELERLETFMQAVPSMLSKGGRISIITFHSLEDRIVKQQLRAFENGCTCPRQFPQCICGFVKQMESVTRKPVTADSDELKANPMARSAKLRVAQKI, encoded by the coding sequence ATGGGCTTCGAACATATTTCCGTCATGCCCCGGCAGGTGCATGCGTATCAGAACCTTAACCCCGGAGATATATGTGTGGACTGCACCCTGGGTGGATGCGGACACGCAACGTCAACGCTTAAAGCCATAGGTTCCGGTGGGTTACTGATCGGCATTGACCAGGACATGGATGCCATTGCCAACGCCAGAAACGTACTTCACCCCTTCAAGGACAATGTTCGGTTGTACCACAACAACTTCAGTGATCTCCCCGGCATTCTCAAAGATGCCGGAATTGGTGGAGTTAACAGCATTCTCCTTGACCTTGGCTTTTCACTCAACCAGTTGACCCAGAGCAAACGGGGATTCAGTTTTAAAAAGGACGAACCATTGGATATGCGGATGGATGTCCGCAATTCTTTAACTGCACACCAGGTGGTGAATACATATTCGGAAAAACAATTGTCTGATATTTTTTTCACATACGGGGAGGAACGTTTCTCAAGACGGATAGCCAGGGCCATCGTGGAAAATAGGTCCGGTTCTTCCATTAACTCCAGCCTTGAACTGGCCGGGGTCATTGAGAAATCCATGCCCTCCGGTGCAAAGGCAAAGCAGAAAATTCATCCGGCCACCCGGGTGTTCCAGGCCCTGCGCATTGAGGTCAACCGGGAACTTGAACGTTTGGAAACATTCATGCAGGCAGTTCCGTCCATGCTTTCCAAGGGCGGGCGTATCAGTATCATCACCTTCCACTCCCTGGAAGACCGCATTGTCAAACAGCAGTTGCGCGCCTTTGAAAACGGATGTACATGCCCACGGCAGTTTCCCCAATGCATATGCGGATTTGTAAAACAAATGGAGTCCGTTACCAGAAAACCTGTGACAGCAGATTCGGACGAACTTAAAGCCAACCCCATGGCAAGAAGCGCCAAGCTCAGGGTGGCACAAAAAATATAA
- the mraZ gene encoding division/cell wall cluster transcriptional repressor MraZ, protein MFRSSSSHTIDDKGRLIIPARFRKVLQEDDEYGIVVSCKDGCIYAFTFSEWQDLEDRLKTVKTSSMQRFKRFFLGNACPLTIDKQDRVLIPQNLRTYAGIDKEVVLVGVLDRFEIWAKDKWEQEQIDMEEEIQQKDVKEEIASIGL, encoded by the coding sequence GTGTTTCGATCCAGTTCCTCTCATACCATTGATGATAAAGGAAGGCTCATTATCCCGGCACGATTCAGAAAAGTGCTCCAGGAGGATGATGAATACGGGATAGTTGTCTCATGCAAGGACGGCTGCATCTATGCCTTTACCTTCAGTGAATGGCAGGATCTTGAGGACCGTTTAAAAACGGTCAAGACGTCATCCATGCAACGGTTCAAACGATTTTTTCTGGGCAATGCCTGTCCTTTGACAATCGATAAGCAGGACAGGGTGTTAATCCCGCAGAATTTACGAACCTATGCAGGGATAGATAAAGAGGTCGTTCTTGTGGGTGTTCTGGACCGGTTTGAAATCTGGGCCAAAGACAAATGGGAGCAGGAGCAGATTGACATGGAGGAAGAGATCCAGCAGAAGGACGTCAAAGAAGAGATTGCTTCCATAGGGTTGTAA
- a CDS encoding ATP-binding protein, whose translation MEDAVRLTRQFLTFAEGGSPFKEYFNPEPLIRNIAGLNLAGSDIRLHLSAAQDLWLIHADRKQLEQVVANIVVNARHAMADKGELFIEIKNSHLLKDNLLTIAKGAYVKIIFRDQGCGIPENILHGHTASQIA comes from the coding sequence ATGGAGGACGCCGTACGCCTTACCAGACAGTTTCTTACCTTTGCCGAAGGCGGCTCTCCCTTCAAAGAATACTTTAACCCCGAACCTTTGATCCGGAATATTGCAGGCCTGAATCTGGCGGGATCTGATATCAGGCTTCACCTGTCTGCGGCCCAGGATCTGTGGCTAATCCATGCCGACAGAAAACAGCTGGAACAGGTGGTGGCAAACATTGTGGTGAACGCCCGCCATGCCATGGCGGACAAAGGGGAACTGTTCATTGAGATAAAAAATTCTCATCTGCTCAAGGACAATCTTCTGACCATTGCCAAAGGAGCATACGTTAAAATAATTTTCCGGGACCAGGGATGCGGGATTCCCGAAAATATACTGCACGGACACACTGCCTCACAAATAGCTTGA